One genomic window of Cyprinus carpio isolate SPL01 chromosome A23, ASM1834038v1, whole genome shotgun sequence includes the following:
- the LOC122135121 gene encoding anaphase-promoting complex subunit 10 isoform X2: protein MATATKTPPGADPKQLERTGTVREIGSQAVWSLSSCKPGFGVDQLRDDNLETYWQSDGSQPHLVNIQFRRKTTVKMLCIYADYKSDESYTPSKISVRVGNNFHNLQEIRRCVCVCVCVCV from the exons ATGGCGACCGCCACAAAAACCCCCCCAGGTGCAGATCCCAAGCAGCTGGAGCGCACGGGTACCGTCCGAGAGATCGGATCACAAGCCGTGTGGTCTCTGTCCTCGTGCaagccag GGTTTGGAGTCGACCAGTTGAGAGATGATAATCTGGAGACGTACTGGCAGTCTGATGGCTCTCAGCCACATCTAGTGAACATTCAGTTCAG GAGAAAAACCACTGTGAAAATGCTGTGTATTTATGCTGATTATAAATCGGATGAGAGCTACACTCCCAGCAAGATCTCGGTCAGAGTGGGAAACAACTTCCACAACTTGCAGGAGATTCGG cggtgtgtgtgtgtgtgtgtgtgtgtgtgtgtgtga
- the LOC122135121 gene encoding anaphase-promoting complex subunit 10 isoform X1 — protein sequence MATATKTPPGADPKQLERTGTVREIGSQAVWSLSSCKPGFGVDQLRDDNLETYWQSDGSQPHLVNIQFRRKTTVKMLCIYADYKSDESYTPSKISVRVGNNFHNLQEIRQLEMVEPSGWIHIPLLDLVNNPIRTFMIQIAVLANHQNGRDTHMRQIKVYTPVEESSIGKFPRCTTVDFMMYRTIR from the exons ATGGCGACCGCCACAAAAACCCCCCCAGGTGCAGATCCCAAGCAGCTGGAGCGCACGGGTACCGTCCGAGAGATCGGATCACAAGCCGTGTGGTCTCTGTCCTCGTGCaagccag GGTTTGGAGTCGACCAGTTGAGAGATGATAATCTGGAGACGTACTGGCAGTCTGATGGCTCTCAGCCACATCTAGTGAACATTCAGTTCAG GAGAAAAACCACTGTGAAAATGCTGTGTATTTATGCTGATTATAAATCGGATGAGAGCTACACTCCCAGCAAGATCTCGGTCAGAGTGGGAAACAACTTCCACAACTTGCAGGAGATTCGG caGCTGGAGATGGTGGAGCCGAGCGGTTGGATTCACATCCCTCTGTTGGATCTGGTGAACAATCCCATCAGGACCTTCATGATCCAGATCGCCGTGTTGGCCAACCACCAGAACGGACGGGACACGCACATGCGGCAGATCAAAGTCTACACGCCCGTGGAGGAGAGCTCCATCGGCAAATTCCCACGATGCACCACTGTAGACTTCATGATGTACCGCACCATCAGATGA